Proteins from a single region of Catenulispora acidiphila DSM 44928:
- a CDS encoding hemerythrin domain-containing protein, whose translation MTDTDRRDVVEVLTHDHREVQEMFGKFETAGIGDARNVKALVDEVVIELSRHSVAEEEHLYPAVRRCVPNGNAMADREIREHADAEVLMRDLSRMEPNDEEFGPKLARLMATVREHIAEEEEQLFPALVAHSTQSELDELGRKVIAAKKAAPTRPHPSVPHSPPMDKVLAPALGLVDKVRDALTHRGTKD comes from the coding sequence ATGACTGACACAGACCGGCGGGATGTGGTCGAGGTACTCACTCACGACCACCGCGAAGTCCAGGAGATGTTCGGCAAGTTCGAGACCGCCGGCATCGGCGACGCCCGGAACGTCAAAGCCCTGGTGGACGAGGTCGTCATCGAGCTCTCTCGGCACTCGGTGGCAGAGGAGGAGCACCTCTACCCGGCCGTGCGCCGGTGCGTGCCGAACGGCAACGCGATGGCCGACCGGGAGATCCGCGAGCACGCGGACGCGGAGGTGCTCATGCGGGACCTGAGCCGCATGGAGCCGAACGACGAGGAGTTCGGCCCGAAACTCGCCAGGCTCATGGCGACGGTCCGCGAGCACATCGCGGAGGAGGAGGAGCAGCTGTTCCCGGCGCTCGTCGCCCACAGCACTCAGAGCGAGCTCGATGAGCTGGGGAGGAAGGTGATCGCGGCCAAGAAGGCCGCACCGACCCGCCCGCATCCGTCGGTGCCGCACAGCCCTCCCATGGACAAGGTGCTGGCGCCGGCGCTCGGCCTGGTCGACAAGGTGCGGGACGCGCTGACGCACCGCGGCACGAAGGACTGA
- a CDS encoding Gfo/Idh/MocA family protein has translation MTGTAADPAASPIANPVTFGVVGSGWRSEFFVRLAALLPEQLTLVGAAVRRAQSVEEVGRRWNVPVYLSAAELVAKQKPDFVIVSVPWPVTPEVVAELAGQGVPVLAETPPAPDADGLRELWAAVGDTGLVQVAEQYLMLPGHAARLELVRRGVIGQPTSVQVSSTHGYHAVSMIRGLLGAGGSGSAFGFGPVRVSASQFTAPLLDPLTRAGWTGDDTPKDAATTLATLDFGNGASGLYDFTDNQWHNRLRLRRILVRGSLGEIADDTVIRWGGPATVLRSELVRSQLGHDLNLDGHDTEHLSFDGGVVYRNPFLGLRLMDEEIAIATLLTATAAWVRNAGPEPYPLAEACQDHLISLAIDEAAVLGEPVVTALEPWGRG, from the coding sequence GTGACCGGCACCGCCGCCGACCCCGCCGCCAGCCCCATCGCCAACCCCGTCACCTTCGGGGTCGTCGGCAGCGGCTGGCGCTCGGAGTTCTTCGTCCGCCTCGCCGCCCTGCTGCCCGAGCAGCTGACGCTGGTCGGCGCGGCGGTGCGGCGCGCGCAGAGCGTCGAGGAGGTGGGGCGCCGGTGGAACGTGCCGGTGTACCTCTCGGCGGCGGAGCTGGTGGCGAAGCAGAAGCCTGATTTCGTGATCGTGAGCGTGCCGTGGCCGGTCACGCCGGAGGTCGTGGCGGAGCTGGCGGGCCAAGGCGTCCCGGTCCTCGCCGAGACGCCGCCGGCACCGGACGCCGACGGACTGCGCGAGCTGTGGGCCGCCGTCGGCGACACCGGCTTGGTGCAGGTCGCCGAGCAGTACCTGATGCTGCCGGGCCACGCGGCGCGGCTGGAGCTGGTCAGGCGCGGCGTGATCGGGCAGCCGACGTCGGTCCAGGTGTCCTCGACACACGGGTACCACGCGGTGTCGATGATCAGAGGTCTGCTGGGCGCAGGCGGTTCCGGTTCCGCCTTCGGCTTCGGACCGGTACGCGTGTCCGCCTCACAGTTCACCGCACCGCTGCTGGACCCCCTGACCCGCGCCGGCTGGACCGGCGACGACACTCCGAAGGACGCGGCAACGACCCTCGCCACCCTGGACTTCGGCAACGGCGCGTCAGGACTCTACGACTTCACCGACAACCAGTGGCACAACCGCCTGCGCCTGCGCCGGATCCTGGTCCGCGGCAGCCTCGGCGAGATCGCCGACGACACCGTGATCCGCTGGGGCGGCCCAGCCACGGTCCTGCGCTCGGAACTGGTCCGCTCCCAACTCGGCCACGACCTCAACCTGGACGGCCACGACACCGAACACCTGTCGTTCGACGGCGGCGTCGTCTACCGGAACCCGTTCCTAGGACTACGCCTGATGGACGAGGAGATCGCGATCGCGACCCTCCTGACCGCGACAGCAGCCTGGGTCCGCAACGCGGGCCCGGAGCCCTACCCGCTGGCCGAAGCATGCCAGGACCACCTGATCTCCCTCGCCATCGACGAGGCCGCGGTGTTGGGCGAGCCGGTGGTGACCGCGCTCGAGCCTTGGGGGCGCGGATAG
- a CDS encoding UTP--glucose-1-phosphate uridylyltransferase — protein sequence MAETIRRAVIPAAGIGSRMLPLTKAIPKEMLPVGDRPVIEHTVRELVASGITDITIVVSGGKSLIQDHFRPNPALVEQLRAAGKDDYAQAVEDVAELARAGHITYQDQHGPYGNGTPVLNAARGLGSTEPMLVLWPDDVFVAEVPRAQQLIAAYEATGCPMLALMPMDRSQSQRYGVPIVHEDLGEGLLRISGLLEKPKPADAPSDFAAIGGYVVTPGIVEELHEATVRWSRQRTGEVYLTDAINAYAETRAVYGQVIAGHWYDTGNPADYLVAQFAHALADPEYGPVLRSLAAGIDAGLDSGNGGGGGASGS from the coding sequence GTGGCTGAGACGATCCGCAGGGCGGTGATCCCGGCGGCCGGGATCGGTTCGCGCATGCTCCCTTTGACCAAGGCGATCCCCAAGGAGATGCTGCCGGTCGGCGACCGGCCGGTGATCGAGCACACGGTGCGCGAGCTGGTGGCCTCCGGCATCACCGACATCACCATCGTCGTCTCCGGCGGCAAGTCGCTGATCCAGGACCACTTCCGTCCGAACCCGGCGCTCGTGGAGCAGCTGCGCGCCGCGGGCAAGGACGACTACGCCCAAGCCGTCGAGGACGTCGCCGAGCTGGCGCGCGCCGGCCACATCACCTACCAGGACCAGCACGGCCCGTACGGCAACGGCACCCCGGTGCTGAACGCCGCGCGCGGTCTGGGCAGCACCGAGCCGATGCTCGTGCTGTGGCCCGACGACGTGTTCGTGGCCGAGGTCCCGCGCGCGCAGCAGCTCATCGCCGCCTATGAGGCGACCGGCTGTCCGATGCTGGCGCTGATGCCGATGGACCGCTCGCAGTCGCAGCGCTACGGCGTCCCGATCGTCCACGAGGACCTCGGCGAGGGCTTGCTGCGGATCTCGGGCCTGTTGGAGAAGCCCAAGCCCGCGGACGCGCCGAGCGACTTCGCCGCGATCGGCGGCTACGTCGTCACCCCCGGGATCGTGGAGGAGCTGCACGAGGCGACCGTGCGCTGGTCGCGGCAGCGCACCGGCGAGGTGTACCTCACCGACGCGATCAACGCCTACGCCGAGACCCGCGCGGTGTACGGGCAGGTCATCGCAGGGCACTGGTATGACACCGGCAACCCGGCGGACTACCTGGTCGCGCAGTTCGCGCACGCCTTGGCCGATCCCGAGTACGGACCGGTGCTGCGATCGCTCGCCGCCGGCATCGACGCCGGTCTCGACAGCGGAAACGGTGGCGGTGGCGGCGCCTCGGGCAGCTGA
- a CDS encoding alpha,alpha-trehalose-phosphate synthase (UDP-forming) has protein sequence MGGTTRRGADFLVVANRLPVDLERLDDGTERWRPSPGGLVSALEPFLRSRRAAWVGWSGRADRDLEPFDDDGLQMHPVRLSSAEVRDYYEGFSNGTLWPLYHDVVVPPVFERSWWDSYVEVNQRFADAAAKVAGEGATVWVQDYQLQLVPAMLREQRPDLHIGFFLHIPFPPVELFMQLPWRKEVVRGLLGADVVGFQMPGGAQNFLWLTRQLLGLEPTRAAVRVRSRPGSVPFDGRQVRVGAFPISIDAASFDKLARQPETVERAKEMRSAMGDPQHLLLGVDRLDYTKGIDVRLRALRELLVSGRVDRESVAMVQLATPSRERVDQYKAMRRSIEEQVGRLNGEFGRVGRPIVHYLHQPMDRDELVALYSAADVMVVTPLRDGMNLVCKEYVATRRGLDGVLVLSEFAGAASELTGALLVNPHDLDGVAEALERALTMDPMEKRGRMRTLHRQVMTHDVGRWAKSFLDFLDPATAAAAAAEMANGAEAEQHRTSEH, from the coding sequence GTGGGAGGCACGACGAGGCGCGGCGCGGATTTCCTGGTAGTCGCCAACCGGCTGCCGGTCGATCTGGAGCGCCTCGACGACGGCACCGAGCGGTGGCGGCCGAGTCCCGGCGGACTGGTCAGCGCCCTCGAGCCCTTCCTCCGCAGCCGCCGCGCCGCCTGGGTCGGCTGGTCCGGACGCGCCGACAGGGACCTGGAACCGTTCGACGACGACGGCCTGCAGATGCATCCGGTCCGGCTGTCCTCCGCCGAGGTGAGGGACTACTACGAGGGCTTCTCCAACGGCACGCTGTGGCCGCTGTATCACGACGTCGTTGTCCCGCCGGTCTTCGAACGCTCCTGGTGGGACAGCTACGTCGAGGTCAACCAGCGGTTCGCTGACGCCGCCGCGAAGGTGGCAGGCGAGGGCGCGACCGTGTGGGTGCAGGACTACCAGCTTCAGTTGGTCCCGGCGATGCTCCGCGAGCAGCGTCCCGACCTGCACATCGGCTTCTTCCTGCACATCCCGTTTCCGCCGGTGGAGCTGTTTATGCAGCTGCCGTGGCGGAAGGAGGTCGTGCGCGGATTGCTCGGCGCTGACGTGGTCGGGTTCCAGATGCCCGGAGGAGCGCAGAACTTCCTATGGCTGACCCGCCAGCTGCTCGGGTTGGAGCCGACGAGAGCGGCGGTGCGGGTCCGCAGCCGTCCCGGGTCAGTGCCGTTCGACGGCCGCCAGGTCCGGGTCGGAGCCTTCCCGATCTCCATCGACGCCGCCTCGTTCGACAAGCTGGCCCGGCAGCCCGAAACCGTCGAACGTGCCAAGGAGATGCGCTCGGCGATGGGCGATCCCCAGCACCTCCTGCTGGGTGTGGACCGGCTGGACTACACCAAGGGCATTGACGTACGGCTGCGCGCCCTGCGCGAGCTGCTGGTCTCGGGGCGGGTGGACCGGGAGTCGGTGGCGATGGTCCAACTGGCTACCCCGAGCCGCGAGCGGGTCGATCAGTACAAAGCGATGCGGCGCAGCATCGAGGAGCAGGTCGGACGGCTCAACGGCGAGTTCGGCCGGGTCGGGCGCCCGATCGTGCACTACCTGCACCAGCCGATGGACCGCGACGAGCTGGTCGCCCTGTACAGCGCGGCCGACGTCATGGTGGTCACGCCGCTGCGCGACGGCATGAACCTGGTGTGCAAGGAGTATGTCGCAACCCGGCGCGGGCTCGACGGCGTGCTGGTGCTGTCCGAGTTCGCCGGGGCGGCCTCCGAGCTGACCGGTGCGCTGCTGGTCAACCCGCACGACCTGGACGGCGTGGCCGAGGCGCTGGAGCGCGCGCTGACCATGGACCCGATGGAGAAGCGGGGACGGATGCGGACCCTGCACCGGCAGGTCATGACCCACGACGTGGGCCGCTGGGCGAAGTCCTTCCTGGACTTCCTCGACCCCGCCACAGCCGCGGCCGCCGCCGCGGAAATGGCGAACGGCGCGGAGGCCGAGCAGCACCGGACCTCTGAGCACTGA
- a CDS encoding aldo/keto reductase, which produces MQTRRIGDTAVSAIGLGGMPMSIEGRPDAQRSIATIHAALEAGITLIDTADAYHLHADEVGHNESLIAGALASYGGDTSEVLVATKGGHLRPGDGSWTQDGSPEYLKRACEASLKRLGVDSIGLYQFHRPDPRVPYADSIGAIRDLLDEGKIQMAGISNADRDQIRQATEILGGRLVSVQNEFSPRFRSSEPELELCAELGLAFLPWSPLGGISRAAGLGSHFAVFAEIGEAHGVSPQQVCLAWLLAKAPVVIPIPGSSRPETIRDSAAAVDLVLSAEEFARLDARA; this is translated from the coding sequence ATGCAGACGCGCCGCATCGGTGACACCGCCGTAAGCGCCATCGGGCTCGGCGGGATGCCCATGTCCATCGAGGGCCGCCCCGATGCCCAGCGTTCGATCGCCACGATCCACGCCGCGCTCGAGGCGGGCATCACCCTCATCGACACCGCCGACGCCTACCACCTGCACGCCGACGAGGTCGGCCACAACGAGAGCCTGATCGCCGGCGCGCTGGCGAGCTATGGCGGGGACACCTCCGAGGTGCTGGTCGCGACCAAGGGCGGGCACCTGCGTCCCGGTGACGGCAGCTGGACCCAGGACGGCTCGCCGGAGTACCTGAAGCGCGCGTGCGAAGCCTCGCTCAAGCGGCTCGGGGTGGACTCGATCGGGCTGTACCAGTTCCACCGCCCCGACCCGCGGGTCCCGTACGCCGACTCCATCGGCGCGATCCGCGACCTGCTCGACGAGGGCAAGATCCAGATGGCGGGCATCTCCAACGCCGACCGGGACCAGATCCGGCAGGCCACCGAGATCCTGGGCGGGCGGCTGGTCAGCGTGCAGAACGAGTTCTCGCCGCGCTTCCGCTCCAGCGAACCGGAGCTCGAGCTGTGTGCGGAACTGGGTCTGGCGTTTCTGCCGTGGAGCCCGCTGGGCGGTATCTCCCGGGCCGCCGGGCTGGGATCGCACTTCGCGGTCTTCGCCGAGATCGGCGAGGCGCACGGCGTCAGCCCGCAGCAGGTCTGCCTCGCGTGGCTGCTCGCCAAGGCGCCGGTCGTGATCCCGATCCCCGGGTCTTCGAGGCCTGAGACGATCCGCGACTCGGCGGCCGCGGTCGATCTGGTGCTGTCGGCTGAGGAGTTCGCCCGCTTGGACGCCCGCGCGTGA
- a CDS encoding MFS transporter, with product MPTDEPAPRPLTRNRDFLLLWGGQTVSEVGSQVSVLALPLVALVVLKASALQVALLSAATTSAFLLVALPAGVLVDRLSRRRVMLWCDLGRVVLVGSLPVAQVAGVLTVGQLYGVALASSVLTVFFSVAYQSYLPALIDRSQLMEGNGKLSTSQSAAQIAGPGLGAALVGVVGAAKSMIGDAASYGISALTLLAIRRGEPAPEPEQAVQADRPRMRAQIKEGLVFVAREPILRRAAAWSGSANFFVIMVESLGPVFLVRTLHLRPGYVGLMLAAGACGGVVGGLASGRLARTVGSARISWLSMTVFALPGLLIPASGAGWLSLLFAVGWTSWTFSATVCGVALTSYRQAMCPPELLGRVNAASRWITWGTLPLGGVVGGALAATLGVRTSLWIATIGGCLSGLWLFFSPLRGMRDIPTAPTATPRVARVV from the coding sequence ATGCCGACAGACGAGCCAGCGCCCCGTCCGCTCACGCGCAACCGGGACTTCCTGCTGCTGTGGGGCGGGCAGACGGTCAGCGAGGTCGGCTCCCAGGTCTCGGTGCTGGCGCTGCCGCTCGTCGCGCTGGTCGTGCTGAAGGCGAGTGCGCTGCAGGTGGCGTTGTTGTCGGCGGCGACGACGAGTGCGTTCCTGCTCGTCGCGCTGCCTGCCGGGGTGCTGGTCGATCGGCTGTCGCGGCGGCGGGTGATGCTGTGGTGCGATCTGGGACGGGTGGTGTTGGTCGGGTCGCTGCCGGTGGCTCAGGTCGCCGGGGTGCTCACGGTGGGGCAGTTGTACGGCGTCGCGCTGGCGTCGAGTGTGCTGACCGTGTTCTTCTCCGTGGCGTACCAGAGCTACCTGCCGGCGCTGATCGACCGCAGCCAGCTCATGGAGGGCAACGGGAAGCTCAGCACGTCGCAGTCCGCGGCGCAGATCGCCGGACCGGGACTCGGGGCGGCGTTGGTGGGTGTGGTCGGAGCGGCGAAGTCGATGATCGGGGATGCCGCGTCATACGGCATATCGGCGCTGACGCTGCTCGCGATCCGCAGAGGCGAGCCGGCGCCGGAGCCCGAGCAAGCCGTTCAAGCTGACCGGCCTCGTATGCGCGCACAGATCAAAGAAGGCCTCGTGTTCGTCGCCCGCGAGCCGATCCTTCGACGCGCCGCCGCGTGGAGCGGGTCGGCGAACTTCTTCGTCATCATGGTCGAATCGCTCGGTCCGGTCTTCCTGGTCCGGACGCTCCACCTGCGCCCCGGCTACGTCGGGCTGATGCTCGCCGCCGGCGCTTGCGGCGGCGTGGTGGGCGGACTGGCGTCGGGACGCCTGGCCCGCACGGTGGGTTCGGCGCGAATCAGTTGGCTGTCGATGACCGTGTTCGCCTTGCCCGGCCTCCTGATTCCGGCATCCGGTGCGGGCTGGCTGAGCCTGCTGTTCGCGGTCGGCTGGACGTCCTGGACGTTCTCCGCCACCGTCTGCGGCGTCGCCCTGACCAGCTACCGCCAGGCGATGTGCCCTCCGGAACTGCTCGGCCGGGTCAACGCGGCCTCGCGCTGGATCACCTGGGGAACGCTGCCGTTGGGCGGAGTGGTCGGCGGAGCGCTGGCGGCGACGCTGGGCGTGCGCACGTCGCTGTGGATCGCCACGATCGGCGGCTGCCTATCAGGGCTCTGGCTCTTCTTCTCGCCGCTGCGGGGCATGCGCGACATCCCCACAGCGCCGACGGCTACGCCGAGGGTGGCCCGCGTCGTGTAG
- a CDS encoding GlsB/YeaQ/YmgE family stress response membrane protein yields the protein MFQLLWILIVGLILGALARLILSGKQNIPIWLTMIAGVGGAWLGNAVSGWIHVRHTGGVDWIRHALQLGFAVALVALASAMWAGRSSARH from the coding sequence ATGTTCCAGCTCTTGTGGATCCTCATCGTGGGCCTCATCCTCGGCGCCCTGGCCCGCCTCATCCTGTCCGGCAAGCAGAACATCCCGATCTGGCTGACCATGATCGCCGGCGTCGGTGGCGCCTGGCTCGGCAACGCGGTCTCCGGCTGGATCCACGTCCGGCACACCGGAGGCGTGGACTGGATCCGCCACGCACTTCAGCTGGGCTTCGCGGTCGCTCTGGTCGCCCTGGCCAGTGCGATGTGGGCAGGACGCAGCTCGGCGCGGCACTAA
- a CDS encoding S53 family peptidase, with protein sequence MNVKNSTARGPVGRRGLRLATVVAAASTLVAALTVTAASASAGVASADHGKGPKAGTVKNACATAKPGTARCFAEIRTDVAGGTGVRGPAAAKLGAAAKTTALPAGFGPADLHSAYNLPTTGGANQTVAIVDAGDDPTAEADLAVYRSTYGLPACTTANGCFTKVNQRGAASPLPPDQGWGVEIALDVDMVSAACPQCKILLVEGDSASFDDLGNSVNEAVALGATEVSNSYGGSEGNGIDAYAADYSHPGVAIVASSGDGGYDIPNVPAEYTSVVAVGGTSLTKAANTRGWTETAWQGASSGCSAWVDKPAWQTDANCPGRMVADVSADADPNTGPAIYVTDTPDLEGLPSGWGIVGGTSASSPFVAGVIALAGNPQKFPNASAFYSNHSSLNDVVGGNNIFGIDCGGDYQCNAVAGYDGPTGWGSPNGLSAF encoded by the coding sequence ATGAACGTGAAGAACTCCACTGCGCGAGGCCCGGTCGGGCGGCGCGGGCTGCGCCTGGCGACCGTCGTCGCGGCGGCCTCGACCCTGGTGGCCGCGCTGACGGTCACCGCGGCTTCGGCCAGCGCGGGGGTCGCGAGCGCCGACCACGGCAAGGGCCCCAAGGCGGGCACCGTCAAGAACGCCTGCGCCACGGCGAAGCCCGGCACCGCCCGCTGCTTCGCCGAGATCCGCACCGATGTCGCCGGCGGGACCGGCGTCCGCGGACCGGCGGCGGCCAAGCTCGGCGCCGCGGCGAAGACGACCGCGCTGCCGGCCGGCTTCGGTCCGGCGGACCTGCACTCCGCGTACAACCTGCCGACCACCGGCGGGGCGAATCAGACGGTTGCGATCGTCGACGCCGGAGACGACCCGACGGCCGAGGCGGACCTCGCGGTCTACCGCTCCACCTACGGCCTGCCCGCGTGCACCACCGCCAACGGCTGCTTCACCAAGGTGAACCAGCGCGGCGCGGCCAGCCCGCTGCCGCCGGACCAGGGCTGGGGCGTGGAGATCGCGCTCGACGTGGACATGGTCTCGGCGGCGTGCCCGCAGTGCAAGATCCTGCTCGTCGAGGGTGACTCAGCCTCCTTTGACGATCTGGGAAACTCGGTGAACGAAGCCGTGGCGCTCGGCGCGACCGAGGTGTCCAACAGCTACGGCGGCTCGGAGGGCAACGGCATAGACGCCTATGCCGCGGACTACTCGCACCCGGGCGTGGCGATCGTCGCCTCCAGCGGTGACGGCGGCTACGACATCCCGAACGTCCCGGCCGAGTACACCAGCGTGGTCGCCGTCGGCGGTACCTCGCTGACCAAGGCCGCCAACACCCGCGGCTGGACCGAGACCGCCTGGCAGGGCGCCAGCAGCGGCTGCTCGGCGTGGGTGGACAAGCCGGCCTGGCAGACCGACGCCAACTGCCCCGGCCGCATGGTCGCGGACGTCTCGGCGGACGCCGACCCGAACACTGGCCCGGCGATCTATGTCACCGACACCCCCGACCTCGAGGGCCTGCCCTCCGGCTGGGGCATCGTCGGCGGCACCAGCGCCTCCTCGCCGTTCGTCGCCGGCGTGATCGCCCTGGCCGGCAACCCGCAGAAGTTCCCGAACGCCTCGGCGTTCTACAGCAACCACAGCAGCCTGAACGACGTGGTCGGCGGGAACAACATCTTCGGGATCGACTGCGGCGGCGACTACCAGTGCAACGCGGTCGCCGGCTACGACGGCCCGACGGGCTGGGGGTCGCCGAACGGCTTGTCCGCATTCTGA